The following are encoded together in the Girardinichthys multiradiatus isolate DD_20200921_A chromosome X, DD_fGirMul_XY1, whole genome shotgun sequence genome:
- the LOC124863226 gene encoding 28S ribosomal protein S7, mitochondrial-like — MAASISGLLKPWTPRVLLVRWSRYNPYYLEPEVRKEAYSRPESELSPEEKEERELKTLRPIKAAPNAVTSSAFDDPVLSKFTNMMMKDGNKVLAREIMMQTLENIKKKQVEKYHKAADGTKEEIECNPYAIFHQALENCKPVVGLASIQKGGKYYQVPIPLTDNRRRFFAMKWMITECRENKHRRTHMYEKLSQELLAAFEKEGNVIKKKHELHKMAEANRAYAHYRWW, encoded by the exons AGTGCTCTTGGTGAGATGGAGCAGATACAACCCTTACTATCTGGAGCCAGAGGTCAGGAAGGAGGCCTACAGCCGACCAGAGAGCGAGCTGAGTCCTGAGGAGAAAGAGGAGCGCGAGCTGAAAACGCTCCGGCCCATCAAAGCCGCTCCCAATGCAGTGACGAGCTCCGCTTTTGACGACCCGGTCCTCAG TAAATTCACCAACATGATGATGAAAGACGGAAACAAGGTTTTGGCAAGAGAGATTATGATGCAG ACGCTGGAAAATATAAAGAAGAAGCAGGTGGAGAAATACCACAAAGCTGCAGATGGGACGAAGGAGGAGATTGAATGTAATCCCTACGCCATTTTTCACCAGGCCTTGGAGAACTGTAAGCCTGTTGTTGGGCTGGCCAGCATACAGAAAGGTGGAAAATACTACCAG GTGCCCATCCCGCTTACGGACAACCGCCGGCGCTTCTTTGCAATGAAGTGGATGATCACAGAGTGCAgggaaaacaaacacagacgCACGCACATGTACGAAAAACTCTCCCAGGAGCTGCTCGCCGCTTTTGAAAAGGAGGGAAACGTCATCAAGAAGAAGCACGAGCTGCACAAGATGGCTGAAGCCAACAGAGCCTACGCTCACTACCGCTGGTGGTAG